From a region of the Zingiber officinale cultivar Zhangliang chromosome 10B, Zo_v1.1, whole genome shotgun sequence genome:
- the LOC122029690 gene encoding syntaxin-132-like produces MNDLLKDSFRKDSLMESDIELGNQSGKLKSAPDYGMDDFFDQVSEIEKMIDKISNHLHKLQESNEKSKGATRAFAMKEIKQQMEKDVNEVGKIAHKIKHKLQDIDRDNLTNRNKPGCEKGTGVDRSRMALTNALKKKLKDIMNDFQILRQTIQNDYREAVERGVFTVTGTRPTDEVIDHLIETGNSEQIFHKAIQEMGRGQVIGTIEEIQERHDAVKEIEKKLLDLHQVFMDMAVLVEAQGEILDNIESQVSNAMNHVQSGTDALRIAKSLSKKSRKCMIIVIIIFILVAALIALSILKPWK; encoded by the exons ATGAATGACCTTCTCAAG GACTCCTTCAGAAAGGACTCTCTCATGGAGAGCGATATTGAGCTAGGAAACCAGTCTGGTAAACTCAAAAGTGCACCAGATTATGGAATGGATGATTTTTTTGATCag gtatcaGAAATTGAGAAGATGATTGACAAGATCTCCAATCATCTTCACAAGCTTCAG GAATCAAATGAAAAGTCCAAGGGTGCCACTAGAGCATTTGCGATGAAAG AGATTAAACAGCAAATGGAGAAGGATGTCAATGAAGTTGGAAAGATTGCCCACAAAATAAAACACAAATTACAAGATATCGACAGAGAT AACTTAACCAACAGAAATAAGCCCGGATGTGAAAAGGGAACCGGTGTAGATCGATCGAGGATGGCATTGACTAA TGCACTTAAGAAGAAATTGAAGGATATAATGAATGACTTCCAG ATTTTGAGGCAAACTATCCAGAATGACTATAGAGAGGCTGTTGAAAGAGGGGTGTTCACAG TAACTGGAACTCGACCAACTGACGAG GTGATTGATCACCTAATTGAAACCGGAAATAGTGAGCAAATATTTCATAAGGCAATTCAAGAAATGGGAAGAGGGCAA GTAATTGGCACAATAGAGGAAATCCAAGAGAGGCATGATGCTGTGAAGGAGATAGAGAAAAAACTACTAGATTTGCATCAG GTGTTTATGGACATGGCTGTATTGGTGGAGGCACAGGGAGAGATCCTAGATAACATTGAGTCTCAG GTATCCAACGCGATGAACCACGTGCAATCTGGTACAGATGCTCTGCGGATTGCgaaaagcctttcaaagaaatcaagaAAGTGCATGATAATAGTTATAATCATCTTTATATTAGTTGCTGCTCTAATTGCGCTCTCAATTCTGAAACCATGGAAATGA